GGATGCAACTgcaaaagaagagttttttGATTGGATAACACACAGTGttaaatttccagacggttatgcATCAAGTTTGCGTAATTGTGTTGACAAAAGTGAAGggaagtttactggcttgaagagccatgattgtcatgtaatgatgcagcgcctccttccttTTGCGTTTTCCGCACTATTGCCACGAAATGTCCACGAAGCAACCGCaggtactttaaaatttaacatagttaaattaattgtcatattattttttaatgcttatatatatatatatatgcttatggaatttgttttcttcgtgTATGTAGGGATAAGTGCTTTCTTCCGTGATTTATGCTCGAGATCACTCACATCAGATGGTATCCGcaatttggaagttaaaataccGGTGATCCTATGCAACctcgagaagatatttcctccatcattttttgatgttatggagcatcttgctATTCATCTTGCGAGAGAAGCGGCACTCGGTGGTCCCGTGCAGTACAGGTGGATGTATTTGTACGAACGGTTTATGtttcatctgaagaagaaggtcaAGAATTTAAGCAAGGTGGAGGGATCAATAGTGGCTCAGTGCATCAATGAGGAAACCTCAAACTTTGCTGAATACTACTTTCCATCAGAAGTTCGAACAAAAAGTCGAAGACCTGcacggcatgatgatagaggtgAAAGGGcaacttattatgtttatgtGCCAAACATGTTTACACAAATTGGACGACATAGTGGAAAGTCAACGGACCGGATACTTACAGTGGCTGAGCATGCTCATTTGCACACATATTTGCTTACAAACTGCGAAGACATTCTTGAATATGAGAggtacatagatttaaaaatatgaattatttgcaatatttttgaaacatatctaacatttttgtgttttttacagTATTTACTTGGCAGAGATGCGCTTAAAGTACCCGGATGCGACAGAAGAACAACTCGAACAACTCAAGCAAAACAACTTTGCAACATGGCTTTCTGATTATGTAAGTGTCTAATCAGTAATTAGTGGTAACTAACCGTTTTACTTATTATCTTTTAATGaacgaaaacattttttttttgtttttataggtaAGCCATTGTTTAGCTATTGGGCACCCACCTAAAGATTGGTTACGTGAGATAGTTTGTGGTCCAAAGTTTGTTGcaaagtcatatccgagatattgcacacgaggatatgcattcagaGTTCTTAAGGAAAATACTGTAAGGAGAACAATTGATTGTGGGGTTTCTTCGTCATCCGGAGACGATGTCTACTACGGTAACGTACGCGAGATTTTGGAAATTCAGTACCCGGGAATGATTGGCATGAGATGTATTGTCTTCAACTGTGAGTGGTACGACAACGTTGTTGGTCGCGGAGTAAGCACTGACGCATTCGGTGTTACATCTGTACATTCGCGACGACGACTGGATTTTTACGATCCATTCATTCTTGCTTCACAAGCTGACCAGGTATGtatgttgaaatatattttccatcggaagtaatcatatataattacttcgacttatataatttataatttttcaggtTTGCTATATTCGTTATCCGCGGATTAGGCAAAGGAACGATCCTTGGATCGTTGTCATGTCAATAAATCCCAGAAGCCGAGTACAAGGAGTATTTGATCCACTACAACAACAATTAACCGAAGAGGACGGCGAGATTGGAGAGTTTGACGAAGACAATTCAGAttcatcatgttcatcatcagatAATTCCTCAGATGGAGAGTAGATACTCTTTTATGAATGTATATgcaaattacttttaaacattgtagatttcttctaaaaacaaattatgggtTTGAAACgttgtatacttttaaattacaaaaaataaattagatttgttgattctaaaatcgaacggttttgattgattgattatataCGGTTTTGattcaaagttaaaaaaaaatcaaactgaaactctaaattgataatgtccgtcggttttccgtcggaatttaccgacgcatttccgacgaaaccctagaatttgagggtttcgtcggaaatgcatcggtaaataccgacggaataccgacgaaccccTAGAATTTGAGGGGTTcatcggtattccgtcggtatttaccgacgtATTTCCGACGAACACCTAGAATTTGAggggttcgtcggaaatatgtcggtaaataccgacggacattatcaatttagagtttcagtttgatttttgttttacaaatctcaccattgtattctcacagtttaaaaactttgaacatgacatattaaccattcaatcaaaaccgtatataatcaatcaatcaaaaccgttcgattttagaatcaacaaatctaatttattttttgtaatttaaaagtatacaacGTTTCAAacccataatttgtttttagaagaaatctacaatgtttaaaagtaatttgcATATACATTCATAAAAGAGTATCTACTCTCCATCTGAGGAATTatctgatgatgaacatgatgaaTCTGAATTGTCTTCGTCAAACTCTCCAATCTCGCCGTCCTCTTCGGTTAATTGTTGTTGTAGTGGATCAAATACTCCTTGTACTCGGCTTCTGGGATTTATTGACATGACAACGATCCAAGGATCGTTCCTTTGCCTAATCCGCGGATAACGAATATAGCAAacctgaaaaattataaattatataagtcgaagtaattatatatgattacttccgatggaaaatatatttcaacataCATACCTGGTCAGCTTGTGAAGCAAGAATGAATGGATCGTAAAAATCCAGTCGTCGTCGCGAATGTACAGATGTAACACCGAATGCGTCAGTGCTTACTCCGCGACCAACAACGTTGTCGTACCACTCACAGTTGAAGACAATACATCTCATGCCAATCATTCCCGGGTACTGAATTTCCaaagattctatttttattttacaacaagtatcttttatttatgaaagttgaaaattaactttatttagttttactttttataagATTTTCATACAATTATtactttgtttaaattaaagttTCATTATAAGATTGTTCAGTAAATAAAAAGTgtgattttatgtttataaaaactgtattttcctataaaaataattgtttttgttataattataaaagtttaaaagttGAAAGactgttttgaaaattaaaaaatatgccTCTAATAATAGAGATATGCTATTTTGTTCATCTATTTATAGAGAGAAAAATagcaatttctattttagaaatgGATATAGCAATGAATTGAAGCACTTTTTCTTCAGTTATAGTATTTGGAGATGAATATATCAATGAgttagagatgctctaagaaTGAGAGTTTAGTCTACGGTAATATCAACGTATATGTAGCCAGATAAGATTCACAATCCCGGAACAAATTCATCATTCTTTATAtagaaacaatatttaaaatatagttatgtATGGTTAGATTACTGAGTAATCGACTTATATAAGGTTTTTAGATTGGTGgatgtaaaaatataatgtgttctgctaaacataaaattaactcTCTGACAAATAACGATACACTGGATTAATTTTGTGTTCtgctaaacataaaattaacgTTCAAACAAATAGCATGGTTATACTTGATTGGGAAACAACTAACTATTTAAATACAACTTGAaggttaatatataaattagcaTGGTTATACTTTCGTTTAGAAATACCAATTATAAGTTAATATgactatattttgatttatacggatattttacatattaactgatatttaattttaaatttaccgGTTATTTAACTAGTTGATGGTATATACAAACATGGTTAAAGTATAGTCATGTATAATTACTTTATTGACTAATCGGCTTATATGTGGTGTATATATTTCTGAATGTAAAAAATGATGTGATCgactaaacataaaattaattctCTAACCGATCATAATACATATGATTAAATTTGTGTCCGGCTAAACATGGAATAAGA
This Brassica oleracea var. oleracea cultivar TO1000 unplaced genomic scaffold, BOL UnpScaffold01361, whole genome shotgun sequence DNA region includes the following protein-coding sequences:
- the LOC106321261 gene encoding uncharacterized protein LOC106321261 — protein: MIGMRCIVFNCEWYDNVVGRGVSTDAFGVTSVHSRRRLDFYDPFILASQADQVCYIRYPRIRQRNDPWIVVMSINPRSRVQGVFDPLQQQLTEEDGEIGEFDEDNSDSSCSSSDNSSDGE